One window of Oryza brachyantha chromosome 12, ObraRS2, whole genome shotgun sequence genomic DNA carries:
- the LOC102701131 gene encoding O-fucosyltransferase 38-like translates to MANPRGGGGARHLPLRLRRLLRSPISRCAGVLAAFAALLLVLSLRQVDRVALPGHGHDPSPAHAQVSSEQLWGSNGDGSHACVTPTSRYMAPKESERYMTVRSNGGLNQMRTGICDMVAVARLVNATLVIPQLDKRSFWQDTSTFKDIFNEPHFIKALEGDVHTVSDLPQSLQSVPRARKHFTSWSGASYYDEVKQLWKDHKVVHIPKSDSRLANNGLPMDIQRLRCRCLYQALHFSDPIENLGKKLLERLRSRGKFIALHLRYEKDMLAFTGCTYGLSESEADELRIMRERTSHWKLKDINSTEQRSEGNCPLTPEEVGIFLRAMGYPKSTWIYLAAGEIYGGDKYVSKLRSYFPNLVSKEVLATKEELDKFNNHASQVAALDYIVSVESDVFVPSHSGNMARAVEGHRRFLGHRKTVTPDRRGLVELFDLLQKGELMEGPKFSSLVTEMHKNRQGSPRKRNGSLPGSKGRARLRTEESFYENPFPECICLTGKH, encoded by the exons atggcgaaccctcgaggaggaggaggagcgcgtcacctccctctccggctgcggcggctgcTCCGGTCGCCGATCTCGCGCTGCGCGGGCGTCCtggccgccttcgccgcgctcctcctcgtcctctccCTCCGCCAGGTCGACCGCGTCGCCCTccccggccacggccacgaccCCTCGCCCGCTCACGCCCAG GTATCAAGTGAGCAGCTGTGGGGTTCTAATGGTGATGGTTCTCATGCTTGTGTCACACCAACATCCAGATATATGG CTCCAAAAGAGTCAGAACGCTACATGACAGTTAGGAGTAATGGAGGACTCAACCAAATGCGTACTGGA ATATGTGATATGGTTGCAGTTGCTCGTTTGGTGAATGCAACACTTGTTATTCCTCAGTTAGATAAACGGTCCTTTTGGCAAGATACCAG TACATTCAAGGACATCTTCAATGAGCCTCATTTTATTAAAGCTCTGGAAGGGGATGTCCACACTGTGAGTGACTTGCCTCAAAGCTTGCAATCTGTTCCTAGAGCTCGAAAACACTTTACTTCATGGTCTGGTGCAAGTTATTATGACGAGGTGAAGCAACTTTGGAAGGACCACAAG GTAGTTCACATTCCGAAATCAGATTCACGACTTGCTAACAATGGTCTTCCCATGGATATCCAGAGGTTAAGATGTCGCTGTCTCTACCAAGCACTGCATTTTTCAGATCCAATCGAGAACCTTGGAAAG AAGCTTTTGGAGCGTCTAAGATCACGTGGAAAATTTATTGCTCTTCATCTGCGATATGAAAAAGATATGCTAGCATTTACAGGATGTACTTATGGTCTGAGTGAATCTGAAGCAGATGAGTTAAGAATTATGAG AGAGAGAACAAGCCACTGGAAATTGAAGGACATAAACTCAACTGAACAGAGATCTGAAGGTAACTGTCCACTAACGCCTGAGGAGGTGGGGATTTTTCTACGAGCAATGGGATATCCAAAATCCACATGGATCTACCTGGCAGCTGGTGAAATTTATGGCGGTGATAAATATGTCTCAAAATTGAGATCATACTTCCCAAACTTGGTTAGCAAG GAGGTGTTAGCGACAAAAGAAGAGCTTGATAAATTTAACAACCATGCTTCTCAAGTTGCAGCTCTTGATTACATAGTTTCAGTTGAAAGTGATGTGTTTGTTCCATCGCATTCTGGCAATATGGCAAGAGCTGTTGAGGGCCATCGTCGATTTCTGGGTCATCGTAAGACTGTCACTCCAGACAG GAGAGGGTTGGTGGAACTCTTTGATTTACTACAAAAAGGGGAACTTATGGAAGGTCCAAAATTTTCCTCACTTGTTACCGAGATGCATAAAAACAg GCAGGGATCTCCAAGGAAGAGAAACGGCTCCTTGCCAGGGAGCAAGGGCAGAGCACGTCTAAGGACTGAGGAATCCTTTTATGAAAACCCATTCCCGGAGTGCATCTGCCTGACAGGAAAGCACTGA
- the LOC102721218 gene encoding psbP domain-containing protein 4, chloroplastic encodes MLLAEMMSSSVLFLPSSSLFLTKQVTTSKGRAAAAVAAVRCSSRPNLSEAHEEEEEDGVALMGRRHAMASAAAAACGVSVFSFAGESMAVKQGLLAGRIPGLSDPDEQGWRTYRRPDDKSGGHGVGWSPIIPYAFKVPDGWEEVPVSIADLGGTEIDLRFANSKQGRLFVVVAPVRRFADLDDATIEKIGPPEKVIDAFGPEVIGENVEGKVLSMATAEYSGRTYYQFELEPPHIFITATAAGNRLYLFNVTANGLQWKRNYKDLKQIAESFRVV; translated from the exons ATGCTTCTTGCAGAGATGATGAGCAGCTCAGTGCTGTTCTTGCCAagctcctctctgttcctcacAAAGCAGGTGACCACAAGCAAGGGcagggcggcagcagcagtagcagctgTTAGGTGCAGCAGTAGGCCCAATCTGTCAGAAGCacatgaggaggaggaggaggatggagtaGCCTTGATGGGGAGGAGGCATGCAAtggcttctgctgctgctgctgcctgtgGAGTTTCAGTGTTTAGTTTTGCAGGTGAGAGCATGGCAGTGAAGCAGGGCCTGCTGGCTGGGAGGATCCCTGGTCTGTCTGACCCTGATGAACAAG GTTGGAGAACATACCGCAGGCCAGATGACAAGTCTGGTGGACATGGAGTTGGCTGGAGCCCAATCATTCCCTACGCCTTCAAAGTTCCTGATGGCTGGGAAGAG GTCCCAGTGTCGATTGCTGATCTTGGTGGAACTGAGATAGACCTGCGGTTTGCGAATTCCAAGCAGGGAAGATTGTTCGTCGTCGTTGCACCAGTTCGAAGATTTGCAG ATCTCGATGATGCGACAATCGAGAAGATTGGTCCACCGGAGAAGGTGATCGACGCTTTTGGGCCGGAGGTGATCGGTGAAAATGTGGAAGGGAAGGTTTTGTCCATGGCAACTGCAGAGTATTCAGGAAGAACTTACTACCAGTTTGAGCTGGAACCACCTCACATCTTCATCACTGCAACTGCTGCTGGAAACAGGCTCTACCTGTTCAATGTAACTGCCAATG GGCTGCAATGGAAGAGGAACTACAAGGACCTGAAGCAAATAGCTGAATCATTCCGCGTTGTGTAG
- the LOC102720930 gene encoding probable cysteine desulfurase gives MPSMQVQEAAAVDHAVSSMMSLLGAMSSEKKGSAAVAAEKRVEWLRSQLIGKDVEFDTPFGRRVLTYADQTASGRSLRYIEEYLVKEVLPFYGNTHTEDSHVGSKTTRLVHKAARYVKRCMGAGAGDALLFCGSGTTAAIKRLQEAMGVSVPSASLRGRLAPQLRQEERWVVFVGPYEHHSNLLSWRQSLAEVVEIGVDDEGLLDVAALRRALASPEYADRPMLGSFSACSNVTGVVTDTRELARVLHQHGAFACFDFAASGPYVKIDMKSGEVDGYDAVFLSPHKFVGGPGTPGILLMNKSLYRLNSQPPSTCGGGTVAYVNGFNEEDTLYYDDIEEREDAGTPPIVQKIRASLAFWVKEYIGYDTMELHERVYSEMAMKRLVGNPNVRVLGNTSVDRLPIFSFLIYPPVEDSLFLRVEPGSYSSLGNKTYKRLPLHGRFVTKLLNDLFGIQARGGCACAGPYGHILLDVDNELSLRIRSAILEGYSGLKPGWTRLSFAYYLSKEEFKFILSAIEFIAAYGHRFLPLYKFDWITGNWTFREQAIKYHVLKEELATSVKFAENIKSEVANKLDKKPEPNHMKFETYLEVAKKIALSLPNISQQIVSIPKGVDPDMVLFHI, from the exons ATGCCGTCTATGCAAGTGCAAGAAGCTGCGGCCGTGGATCACGCGGTGAGCAGCATGATGAGCCTGCTCGGGGCCATGTCGTCGGAGAAGAAGGGCTCggctgcggtggcggcggagaagagGGTGGAGTGGCTCCGGTCGCAGCTCATCGGGAAGGACGTGGAGTTCGACACGCCGTTCGGCCGCCGCGTCCTCACCTACGCCGACCAGACGGCGTCCGGCCGGAGCCTCCGCTACATCGAGGAGTACCTCGTCAAGGAGGTCCTCCCGTTCTACG GGAACACGCACACGGAGGACAGCCACGTCGGTAGCAAGACGACGAGGCTGGTGCACAAGGCGGCGAGGTACGTGAAGCGCTGCatgggcgccggcgccggcgacgcgctgCTGTTCTGCGGGTccggcacgacggcggcgatcaAGCGGCTGCAGGAGGCGATGGGCGTGTCCGTgccgtcggcgtcgctgcGGGGGCGGCTGGCGCCGCAGCTCCGGCAGGAGGAGCGGTGGGTGGTGTTCGTCGGGCCGTACGAGCACCACTCCAACCTGCTGTCGTGGCGGCAGAGCCTCGCCGAGGTCGTCGAGatcggcgtcgacgacgagggcctcctcgacgtcgccgcgctccgccgcgcgctcgccTCACCCGAGTACGCCGACCGCCCCATGCTGGGCTCCTTCTCGGCGTGCAGCAACGTCACCGGCGTCGTCACCGACACCCGCGAGCTCGCCCGCGTCCTCCACCAGCACGGCGCCTTCGCCTGCTTCGACTTCGCCGCGAG TGGCCCTTACGTGAAGATTGACATGAAGTCCGGAGAAGTTGATGGCTATGATGCAGTTTTCTTGAGTCCCCATAAATTTGTTGGTGGCCCAGGGACACCAGGGATCCTTCTGATGAACAAATCATTGTACCGACTCAATTCGCAACCACCCTCAACATGTGGAGGTGGAACTGTGGCCTACGTTAATGGCTTCAATGAAGAg GATACCCTATACTATGATGACATcgaggaaagagaagatgctGGCACGCCACCGATAGTGCAAAAGATCCGTGCGTCCCTAGCATTCTGGGTCAAGGAATACATTGGATATGATACAATGGAACTACATGAGCGAGTGTACTCTGAAATGGCGATGAAAAGGCTCGTCGGTAATCCGAATGTAAGGGTGCTAGGAAACACAAGTGTTGATCGTCTTCCAATCTTCTCCTTCCTCATCTACCCTCCGGTAGAAGATTCACTTTTCCTTAGGGTTGAGCCTGGTAGCTATAGTTCATTGGGAAACAAGACATACAAGAGGCTACCGCTCCATGGGAGATTTGTGACGAAGCTTCTTAATGATCTTTTCGGCATCCAAGCAAGGGGAGGGTGTGCTTGCGCAGGTCCTTATGGACACATTTTGCTTGATGTTGACAATGAACTCTCTCTTCGCATCCGTTCTGCTATTCTTGAG GGTTACAGTGGACTGAAGCCAGGATGGACCAGGTTGAGTTTTGCTTACTACCTCTCAAAGGAGGAGTTTAAATTCATCCTCTCTGCCATTGAGTTCATAGCAGCATATGGTCACCGATTTCTCCCGCTCTACAAATTTGACTGGATCACCGGCAACTGGACATTCCGTGAGCAGGCAATCAAATACCATGTTTTGAAGGAGGAACTTGCGACAAGTGTGAAATTTGCAGAAAATATCAAGTCAGAGGTTGCAAATAAGCTGGACAAGAAGCCTGAGCccaatcatatgaaatttgaAACCTATTTGGAGGTTGCGAAAAAAATCGCGCTATCGCTGCCAAACATCAGCCAACAGATTGTCAGCATCCCAAAAGGAGTAGACCCTGACATGGTCCTTTTTCATATATAG